Proteins encoded in a region of the Podarcis muralis chromosome 2, rPodMur119.hap1.1, whole genome shotgun sequence genome:
- the LOC144327027 gene encoding uncharacterized protein LOC144327027: MATDNSFSPFNPASGDWEAYASRFTFLLEAKGVTDEEDAKKRAIFFSVCGEETFEIARALLAPEDVATVPYKTIMEQLKGHFSPQPSVVARRNAFYAKRQAPGETITGFVTSLRQAARFCNFSELENMLRDRLVGGLKDEKLQRRLYAKKDLTFQVALEEALATEAAERSTQEARPSLSSQPRVHHEDLTDDSGSDREEVHRVQQRTQAAHIPQLPRREGGNCASCGESHERRTCRFRNAECRQCRKLGHIARVCRARPTRRQASDDQSKSPRSRGPTHQGNSTELTDFQGFLASPPSSMMC; the protein is encoded by the exons atggcaaccgacaacagcttctcgccgttcaacccagcatctggagactgggaagcgtacgcctcccgtttcaccttcctcctagaagccaaaggggtcaccgacgaagaagacgccaagaagagggcgatattcttcagcgtctgcggagaggagacgtttgaaatcgcccgggctctccttgcgcctgaagacgtcgctactgttccatacaaaacaataatggaacagctgaaggggcacttttcgccacagccctcagtggtggctcgtcgaaatgccttctacgcaaagcggcaagcccctggggaaaccataactgggtttgtgacctctctccgccaagccgcccggttctgcaacttctcagagctggagaacatgcttcgtgaccgcctcgtcggtggcctgaaggatgagaagctgcaacgacgcctctacgctaagaaggacctaacgttccaggtcgctctggaggaggccctggcaacggaagctgccgagaggtcgacgcaagaggcacggccgagcctgtcatcccaaccgagggtccaccacgaagacctcaccgacgactcaggatccgacagggaggaggtgcaccgagtacagcagcgcactcaagcagcccacataccacaactgcctcgacgagaaggagggaactgcgcaagctgtggagaaagtcacgagaggaggacctgccgtttccgcaacgcagagtgcagacagtgcagaaaattgggacacatcgcccgggtgtgtcgggctcggcccacccgacgccaggcatcagatgaccaatccaagagccccaggtcccggggcccaacacaccaaggcaactcgacggagctcacggacttccag ggattcctggcgtcacccccttcttcgatgatgtgttga